One part of the Saprospiraceae bacterium genome encodes these proteins:
- a CDS encoding HmuY family protein, whose translation MKINYYLFLLSILFSFYSCSDDPVTINGVRSVKIVNLPADPATSYDPTNGTPIGTKNLFTFFRFSDSTIVPNTDSATAKWDIAFKASTILINSGTSGPGLGAAFVETGLFSDIKEVPVSGIFKTDSTLANLAIGKSWYTYDAAAMVFNPTPGKIFVIKTADNKFVKMEILSYYKDSPIAPNSRADAPRYYTFRYVYQPSGSTKFE comes from the coding sequence ATGAAAATCAATTATTATTTATTTTTACTAAGTATTTTATTTTCTTTTTATTCTTGCAGTGACGATCCTGTAACAATCAATGGAGTACGTTCAGTGAAAATTGTGAATTTACCAGCTGATCCAGCAACTAGTTATGATCCAACAAATGGTACCCCTATAGGGACTAAAAACTTATTTACTTTTTTTAGGTTTAGTGATAGTACAATTGTACCCAATACAGATAGTGCAACTGCAAAATGGGATATTGCATTTAAGGCAAGTACTATATTAATCAACAGCGGAACAAGTGGTCCAGGATTAGGTGCTGCTTTTGTTGAAACTGGTTTGTTTTCAGACATTAAGGAAGTTCCCGTATCTGGTATTTTTAAAACAGATTCAACCTTGGCAAATCTGGCCATTGGAAAATCTTGGTATACATATGATGCTGCTGCGATGGTTTTTAATCCAACACCAGGAAAAATATTCGTGATTAAAACTGCGGATAATAAATTTGTAAAAATGGAAATATTAAGCTATTATAAAGATTCACCAATAGCTCCGAATAGTAGAGCAGATGCTCCGCGTTATTATACATTTCGTTATGTATATCAGCCAAGTGGAAGTACTAAATTTGAATAA
- a CDS encoding TonB-dependent receptor: protein MKSILFIVAIFSCLQASTQSDSINLNEVVITATKTERSLISVPMPVSIIKAKIISMSGSSRLQDILSEQNGLSIVPQINGFGNGLQLQGLNPDYTMILIDGEPLIGRLTGNLELNRITVANIKRIEIVKGPSSSLYGSEALGGVINIITHSPEVSKLNLGLKYASNNTLDASLQTNLIKNDLSISVFGNHFRTAGFDLSPNIYGQTVSPYYNSTLQLKLKKDFRERHIFSLSGKSYFETQENEYQVVNGLDSIRVFGHAYVKDFSLNPQYKLKLANHTFINTSVYGSFYETNTQLFKNDSREVYYTDSFQQLFIRPEIQASCYFQDFQKWTAGIGSAFESVKTSRYADSEQRNQQTNFVYIQHEWTIKNRFEIVSGIRYDLNTIYGSQWSPKFAAQWSVGKRWKLKSSFGTGFKAPDFRYLYLNFKNAAAGYFVFGTNELKYQIEKLKNNGEIQQLFYDVNLIGKLDPEKSMAINAGFQFYYNANGHVDVNFFRNDLEGLIESQPIALTIDQKTIYSYSNIKRAFTQGLEFSVIHKLNFGLHIEMSSQILFAMDKEILDQINQGQVFGRDPISKETYRIKKSDYFGLYNRSRHTESLKLFYENKKHHWDASIRLIYKGKFGISNTAGSVQGNIRPASDINGNSILDQYDQFVDGYILCNVSISKNLLDKFRIQLGADNLFNYIDSDHIPSLFGRNLYLNVNYKLYKK, encoded by the coding sequence ATGAAATCTATTTTATTTATAGTTGCTATTTTTAGTTGCTTACAAGCTTCGACTCAAAGTGACTCAATTAACTTGAATGAAGTAGTTATAACGGCTACGAAGACTGAGCGCAGCTTGATTAGTGTCCCAATGCCGGTTTCAATAATCAAGGCTAAGATTATTAGTATGAGTGGATCCAGTAGATTGCAGGATATCCTGAGCGAACAAAACGGTCTGTCCATCGTGCCTCAAATTAACGGTTTTGGCAATGGTCTTCAACTTCAAGGTTTAAATCCAGATTATACCATGATTTTAATTGATGGGGAACCCTTAATTGGAAGACTTACAGGAAACTTAGAACTGAATCGGATTACGGTAGCAAATATTAAGCGAATTGAAATTGTAAAAGGCCCCAGCTCTAGTTTGTATGGTTCAGAAGCCTTGGGTGGAGTGATCAATATTATCACCCATTCACCTGAAGTAAGTAAGCTAAATCTTGGATTAAAATATGCCAGCAACAATACCTTAGATGCTTCGTTGCAAACGAATCTTATCAAGAATGATTTAAGTATTAGTGTTTTTGGCAATCATTTTAGGACTGCTGGTTTTGATTTATCGCCGAATATTTATGGGCAGACAGTATCGCCTTATTATAATTCGACATTGCAATTGAAATTGAAAAAGGATTTTAGAGAACGGCACATTTTTTCATTAAGTGGAAAATCTTATTTTGAAACACAAGAAAATGAATATCAAGTTGTCAATGGTTTAGATTCAATTCGGGTATTCGGACACGCTTATGTAAAAGATTTTAGTTTAAATCCGCAGTATAAGTTAAAGCTTGCAAATCATACTTTTATAAATACATCCGTTTATGGAAGTTTTTATGAAACCAATACACAATTATTTAAAAATGACAGCCGGGAGGTTTATTATACAGATAGTTTCCAGCAACTATTTATCAGACCTGAAATTCAGGCGAGTTGTTATTTTCAGGATTTTCAAAAGTGGACAGCAGGTATTGGAAGTGCATTTGAATCCGTGAAAACTTCGCGATATGCTGATTCAGAACAACGAAATCAGCAAACAAATTTTGTTTATATACAACATGAATGGACAATCAAAAATCGCTTTGAAATTGTCAGTGGAATTCGCTATGATCTCAACACAATTTATGGATCACAATGGAGTCCGAAATTTGCAGCACAATGGTCTGTTGGAAAACGTTGGAAGCTAAAAAGTTCATTTGGAACAGGGTTTAAAGCACCTGATTTTAGATATTTGTATTTGAATTTCAAGAATGCAGCTGCCGGATATTTTGTATTTGGTACCAATGAATTGAAATATCAAATTGAAAAGTTAAAAAATAATGGCGAAATTCAACAGCTCTTCTATGATGTCAATTTAATCGGAAAATTAGATCCTGAGAAGTCAATGGCGATTAATGCTGGATTTCAATTTTATTATAATGCTAATGGTCATGTTGATGTTAATTTTTTCAGAAATGATTTGGAAGGATTGATTGAGTCACAACCTATTGCTTTGACTATTGATCAAAAAACAATTTATTCCTATTCGAATATAAAAAGAGCTTTTACACAAGGTTTAGAATTTAGTGTGATTCATAAATTAAATTTCGGCTTACACATTGAAATGTCGTCACAAATTTTATTTGCAATGGATAAGGAGATCTTGGATCAAATTAATCAAGGTCAAGTTTTTGGAAGAGATCCGATTTCAAAAGAAACCTATCGAATCAAAAAATCTGATTATTTCGGATTATATAATCGTTCCAGACATACCGAATCTTTAAAACTTTTTTACGAAAACAAGAAACATCATTGGGATGCCAGTATTCGATTGATTTATAAAGGGAAGTTCGGAATTTCGAATACGGCGGGCAGTGTTCAAGGTAATATTCGTCCAGCTTCAGATATTAATGGCAATTCAATTTTAGATCAATATGATCAATTTGTTGATGGGTATATTTTGTGTAATGTGTCAATTTCAAAGAATTTATTAGATAAATTTAGAATCCAATTGGGGGCTGATAATCTTTTTAATTATATAGACTCGGATCATATCCCAAGTTTATTTGGGCGAAATTTATATTTAAATGTCAATTATAAACTTTATAAAAAATGA
- a CDS encoding TIGR04283 family arsenosugar biosynthesis glycosyltransferase gives MSQKAIKISVIIPVYNEEKKIYNLVANIKKAANAHVAEVLVSDGQSNDNTRSEALRAGAKVILSHKKGRAYQMNLAAQQATGEFLYFLHADVENHENFCYHIQNTLSNGVDLACYRYRFDSKKHLLRINSFLTRFHTIWSGGGDQSLMIRKQIFERCHGFKDDMIIMEDFEFVERAKKQGFTFKIIPYEIKVSARKYDKNSWIRVQIVNLLTLIAWKIGVSQNKLHLFYQRSLNW, from the coding sequence ATGTCTCAAAAAGCTATCAAAATTTCTGTAATTATACCCGTATATAATGAAGAGAAAAAGATCTATAATCTGGTTGCAAATATAAAAAAAGCAGCGAATGCTCACGTAGCAGAGGTCTTGGTTAGCGATGGTCAAAGCAACGACAACACGAGATCAGAAGCGCTACGGGCAGGAGCAAAAGTGATTTTAAGTCACAAAAAAGGGAGGGCCTACCAAATGAACCTGGCAGCCCAACAAGCAACCGGAGAGTTCTTATACTTTTTACATGCAGATGTCGAAAATCATGAAAATTTTTGTTACCATATTCAAAATACCTTGAGCAATGGAGTTGATTTAGCATGTTATCGTTATCGATTTGATTCAAAAAAACATTTATTAAGAATAAACAGCTTTTTGACTCGATTTCATACGATCTGGTCTGGAGGTGGCGATCAGTCTTTGATGATTAGAAAACAAATTTTTGAACGCTGTCATGGATTTAAAGATGACATGATCATAATGGAAGATTTCGAATTTGTTGAACGTGCTAAAAAACAAGGGTTTACTTTCAAAATAATTCCATATGAAATTAAAGTATCGGCCAGAAAATATGATAAAAACTCTTGGATTCGTGTTCAAATAGTTAATCTATTAACTTTAATTGCTTGGAAAATCGGTGTATCCCAAAATAAATTGCATTTGTTCTATCAAAGATCTTTAAACTGGTAA
- a CDS encoding DUF3575 domain-containing protein: MKKIFFSFILSFLMIQVYSQNQIIKTNPLAFAFGNINLRYEKAINQKTSFQFGGNFYSRKFGDIKTTGFGIDAEFRFYITNRKKPAPEGFYIGPNIGFDINKTKEDGTDNSASFNLFGIGATLGYQWVWDSGFTLELGMGPQYSIFAGKDDNLDTTVDFEGILPRFVFAIGYAF, encoded by the coding sequence ATGAAAAAGATTTTCTTCTCCTTTATTTTATCGTTTCTTATGATTCAGGTTTATAGTCAAAACCAGATTATTAAAACGAATCCACTTGCCTTTGCATTTGGAAATATTAATTTGCGCTATGAAAAAGCAATAAATCAAAAAACTTCATTTCAATTTGGAGGAAACTTTTATTCCAGAAAATTTGGTGATATAAAAACGACTGGATTTGGAATTGATGCTGAATTTCGTTTTTATATTACAAATCGAAAAAAGCCAGCACCAGAAGGTTTCTACATAGGCCCAAATATTGGTTTTGATATTAATAAAACGAAAGAAGATGGTACCGATAATAGTGCTTCTTTTAATTTATTTGGGATTGGGGCTACCTTAGGGTATCAATGGGTTTGGGATAGTGGCTTTACTTTAGAACTCGGAATGGGACCTCAATACAGTATTTTTGCGGGTAAAGATGACAATCTAGATACTACGGTAGATTTTGAAGGAATCCTTCCTCGTTTTGTTTTTGCAATTGGATATGCATTTTAG
- the arsS gene encoding arsenosugar biosynthesis radical SAM protein ArsS (Some members of this family are selenoproteins.) — MKSLKAMHHALAESGYQINLLEQEANLIPFTEKLIQSDLYPLKPTDLEIFQINVGKMCNQTCKHCHVDAGPDRKEIMTRETMEQCLDILANNRRYKAVDLTGGAPEMNPDFRWFVTEIHKLKIHVMVRCNLTIIVANKKYFDLPDFFKINQVEVISSLPFYTKDRTDKQRGDGVFEDSIRALKMLNEVGYGAEGSGLILNLVYNPAGAFLPTDQSILEKEFKKSLKTDFDISFNNLFTITNMPISRYLDYLLVSGNYESYMNKLVQSYNRIAAKNVMCRNTISIGWDGYIYDCDFNQMLDLKVNASAQHIRDYNHDNLLNREIVVNQHCFGCTAGSGSSCGGAVV, encoded by the coding sequence ATGAAAAGTCTAAAGGCAATGCATCATGCACTGGCTGAATCGGGTTATCAAATTAATTTGTTAGAGCAGGAAGCTAATTTAATTCCATTTACGGAAAAATTAATTCAATCTGATTTATATCCACTAAAACCTACAGATCTTGAAATATTTCAGATCAATGTAGGAAAAATGTGCAATCAAACCTGTAAACATTGTCATGTTGATGCGGGTCCAGATCGAAAAGAAATTATGACCCGGGAAACGATGGAACAATGTCTCGATATTTTAGCAAACAATCGACGATACAAAGCAGTTGACTTAACTGGAGGTGCGCCAGAAATGAATCCGGATTTCAGATGGTTTGTTACGGAAATTCATAAACTAAAAATACATGTGATGGTTCGATGTAATTTGACCATCATTGTCGCAAATAAAAAGTATTTTGACCTGCCTGATTTTTTCAAAATAAATCAAGTTGAAGTAATTTCTTCTTTACCATTTTATACTAAAGATCGCACCGATAAACAACGCGGAGATGGAGTTTTTGAAGATTCCATTCGGGCATTAAAAATGTTGAATGAGGTTGGCTATGGTGCAGAAGGATCCGGTCTAATATTAAATCTGGTATACAATCCTGCTGGAGCATTTCTTCCAACGGATCAATCTATTCTGGAAAAGGAATTTAAAAAATCTTTAAAAACAGATTTTGATATATCATTTAATAATTTGTTTACAATTACAAATATGCCAATCAGTAGATATCTTGATTACCTTTTAGTTTCTGGTAATTATGAAAGCTATATGAATAAATTAGTGCAATCGTATAATCGTATTGCTGCTAAAAATGTAATGTGCAGAAATACCATAAGTATAGGTTGGGATGGCTATATCTATGATTGTGATTTTAATCAAATGTTAGATTTAAAAGTAAATGCTTCAGCTCAACATATTCGGGATTATAATCATGATAATTTATTAAATCGGGAAATTGTTGTAAACCAACATTGTTTTGGATGTACTGCAGGATCTGGCAGCAGTTGTGGAGGTGCTGTTGTATAG
- a CDS encoding two pore domain potassium channel family protein codes for MKAFFKKLILGKPNLEQKSTPKVIDRRKRNVKSIWENEHHNDIGLEKIVRLLLASSQFLFPGSYIKHYFEKKGIHYKDLAVDALVLTKVCFPIFILKFQLEHNSFFFWFQIWLVLETILYIPTLIFASDTMTRTRSYRRSMLLVFLNYIEIILAFAVFYASGDHLNKPLDNWYDSVYFSFTTASSMGLGDFHPVTPFGKLLVCIQAILFLLFVVIFLNFFSNKVESKGYFE; via the coding sequence ATGAAGGCGTTTTTTAAAAAACTAATCCTCGGTAAACCAAATCTTGAGCAAAAATCGACTCCTAAAGTAATTGACCGCAGAAAACGAAATGTTAAATCTATTTGGGAAAATGAACATCATAATGATATCGGACTTGAAAAAATTGTACGCTTGCTGTTAGCAAGTTCTCAGTTTCTATTTCCGGGAAGTTATATAAAGCATTATTTTGAAAAAAAAGGGATTCATTATAAAGATTTAGCTGTTGACGCACTTGTATTGACAAAAGTTTGTTTTCCTATATTTATTTTAAAATTTCAATTAGAACACAATAGTTTCTTTTTCTGGTTTCAAATATGGTTAGTTTTAGAGACCATTTTATATATACCAACCTTAATTTTTGCATCAGATACAATGACTCGAACAAGATCCTACAGAAGATCTATGTTATTGGTATTTCTAAATTACATAGAAATTATTCTGGCATTTGCTGTCTTTTATGCATCCGGTGATCATCTCAATAAACCATTAGATAATTGGTATGATTCTGTTTATTTTAGCTTTACGACTGCATCCTCCATGGGCTTAGGAGATTTTCATCCAGTTACACCTTTTGGTAAATTATTAGTTTGCATTCAAGCAATTCTATTTTTATTGTTTGTGGTGATCTTTTTAAACTTTTTTTCAAATAAAGTAGAAAGCAAAGGATATTTTGAATAG
- a CDS encoding acetyl-CoA C-acyltransferase — protein sequence MKDCFIVDGIRTPIGKLGGSLASIRTDDLAALALNALMQRNSNIDSEFIDDVILGCANQAGEDNRNVARMALLLAGISWKVPGETVNRLCASGLAAVISGYRAISMDQGDLIIAGGVESMTRAPYVISKSSAPFGRDAELADSSFGWRFINPKMKALYGTDSMGETAENLASRYKLSREVQDAFAFASQQKAFQSQNSGRFDKEIQPVELRLKNELSTIFSKDEFLKPSTSLEGLAKLKPAFKKTEEGGSVTPGNASGLNDGAAALLLASESAIKKHSLKPMARILAAAVCGVEPNIMGIGPVPASLLALKRANLTLENMDIIELNEAFAAQVLACLQEWKIEFNDPRLNPNGGAISLGHPLGMSGARILYSAALELELRKQKYALVTMCIGVGQGYACVIENCNI from the coding sequence ATGAAAGATTGTTTTATTGTAGATGGTATCCGAACTCCTATTGGGAAATTGGGAGGGAGCCTAGCATCTATTCGTACAGATGATCTGGCAGCTTTAGCTTTAAATGCATTGATGCAAAGAAATTCAAATATTGATTCTGAGTTTATTGATGATGTGATCTTAGGTTGTGCCAATCAAGCAGGAGAAGACAATAGGAATGTTGCAAGAATGGCTTTGTTACTTGCTGGCATTTCATGGAAAGTACCTGGAGAAACGGTGAATCGTTTATGTGCGTCCGGACTGGCAGCTGTAATTAGTGGATATAGAGCGATATCCATGGATCAAGGGGATTTAATCATTGCAGGTGGGGTGGAAAGTATGACCAGAGCACCCTATGTAATTTCAAAATCTTCAGCTCCTTTTGGAAGAGATGCAGAATTGGCAGATAGCAGTTTTGGCTGGCGTTTTATTAATCCTAAAATGAAAGCCTTATATGGTACTGATTCCATGGGTGAAACAGCTGAAAATCTTGCATCCAGATATAAATTAAGCCGGGAAGTTCAGGACGCTTTTGCATTTGCTAGTCAGCAAAAAGCTTTTCAATCACAAAATTCAGGAAGGTTTGATAAGGAAATTCAGCCAGTCGAATTAAGATTAAAAAATGAACTAAGTACTATTTTTAGTAAGGATGAATTTTTAAAACCATCCACTAGTCTGGAAGGTCTTGCAAAATTAAAACCTGCATTTAAAAAAACAGAAGAAGGAGGTAGTGTGACTCCAGGAAATGCATCAGGATTGAATGATGGAGCTGCAGCCCTATTATTGGCATCTGAATCGGCTATTAAGAAGCATTCCTTAAAGCCAATGGCAAGAATTTTAGCTGCAGCTGTTTGTGGTGTAGAACCTAATATCATGGGGATTGGACCCGTGCCTGCCTCCTTATTAGCTTTAAAACGTGCGAACCTTACTTTGGAAAATATGGATATTATTGAATTGAATGAAGCATTTGCTGCACAAGTATTGGCTTGCTTACAGGAATGGAAAATTGAATTCAACGACCCTCGTTTGAATCCAAATGGAGGCGCAATTTCTTTGGGCCATCCATTAGGAATGTCTGGAGCAAGAATTTTATATTCAGCAGCATTAGAGTTGGAATTGAGAAAACAAAAATATGCATTAGTAACAATGTGCATTGGAGTTGGTCAAGGCTATGCTTGCGTTATTGAGAATTGTAATATCTAA
- a CDS encoding carboxymuconolactone decarboxylase family protein has translation MNNHYYNASDLGKFGDIGEFKKNVADKFFAWYGEVFVEGALTAREKSIIALAVAHAVQCPYCIDAYSTDAFEKGYSEAQMMEAVHVAAAIRGGASLVHGVQMMNKVKAISM, from the coding sequence ATGAATAACCATTATTATAATGCGAGTGATTTGGGAAAGTTTGGCGATATCGGTGAATTTAAGAAAAATGTAGCTGATAAGTTTTTTGCCTGGTATGGCGAAGTATTCGTGGAAGGTGCCCTTACAGCCCGTGAAAAGTCAATTATTGCATTGGCTGTTGCACATGCTGTTCAATGCCCATATTGTATTGATGCATATAGCACAGATGCCTTTGAAAAAGGCTATAGTGAAGCACAAATGATGGAAGCCGTGCATGTTGCAGCGGCAATTCGGGGTGGCGCATCTTTGGTTCATGGCGTTCAAATGATGAACAAAGTGAAAGCAATATCCATGTAA
- the paaZ gene encoding phenylacetic acid degradation bifunctional protein PaaZ encodes MKLNNFALGAWVEGDGEGQLLYNAITGELLGSASSKGLDFGSMIEYARTKGGPALRKMTFQERGRMLKALALHLTEMKLKYYPISFKTGATKTDSWIDIDGGIGTLFAYASLRKKFSNQKFYVDGDMIPLSKTGSFIAHHIMVPKEGVAIHINAFNFPVWGMLEKISVNLLAGVPAIVKPATITSYLAEAVVKDIIASGILPEGSLQLICGSAQSILDHVSNQDVVSFTGSATTGKLLKSHPRILSESVPFTMEADSLNACILGADVKPGSANFEIFIKEVHREMTAKCGQKCTAIRRIIVPSALVEDVQIALSQKLKNTVIGNPDREEVRMGALAGSIQLLEVKERVAQLATFTPIVFGNLNTVEVVGADPSKGAFLSPILMLNEKPFENRLTHELEAFGPVSTILPYQDLEEAIAISKLGKGSLVSSIITNDQNIACEYALGAGSYHGRILILNERCAKESTGHGSPMPMLVHGGPGRAGGGEEMGGLRGVKHYLQRVAIQGSPEMISSISQVYQQGAKSNESEIHLFRKYFEELFIGDRITTAGHTVSETDITNFANVSGDNFYAHMDATSLEGTLFKSRVAHGYFILSKAAGLFVDAKKGPVLLNYGIDECRFTKPVYPGMTIFVKLTVKEKMDQESSIKIPNKEHPEIIDHEVPCGIVRWLVEVFDQDNDIVAIATILTMVKKKI; translated from the coding sequence ATGAAGCTTAATAATTTTGCATTAGGAGCCTGGGTTGAAGGTGATGGTGAAGGGCAATTACTCTACAATGCAATCACAGGAGAACTTTTAGGATCCGCAAGTAGTAAGGGTTTGGACTTTGGCAGCATGATTGAATATGCTAGAACGAAAGGTGGTCCAGCTTTGCGAAAAATGACATTTCAGGAACGGGGAAGAATGCTAAAAGCACTTGCTTTGCATCTTACAGAAATGAAATTAAAATATTATCCAATTAGCTTTAAAACAGGTGCAACAAAAACAGATAGTTGGATTGATATAGATGGCGGAATTGGAACCTTATTTGCGTACGCTAGTTTGCGTAAAAAATTTTCGAACCAAAAATTTTATGTAGATGGAGATATGATTCCATTATCTAAAACTGGAAGTTTTATTGCCCATCATATCATGGTCCCTAAAGAAGGTGTAGCAATTCACATAAATGCTTTTAATTTTCCTGTTTGGGGAATGCTTGAAAAAATTTCTGTAAATCTGCTGGCGGGTGTACCCGCTATTGTCAAGCCTGCAACGATTACTTCCTATTTGGCAGAGGCGGTTGTTAAAGATATTATTGCTTCTGGAATTTTGCCAGAAGGATCATTGCAATTAATTTGTGGTTCTGCACAATCCATTTTAGATCATGTAAGTAATCAGGATGTGGTAAGCTTTACGGGTTCTGCTACTACTGGAAAATTATTAAAATCACACCCTCGAATTCTTTCAGAATCTGTACCATTTACGATGGAAGCAGATTCATTAAATGCTTGTATTTTAGGAGCGGATGTAAAACCGGGGAGTGCAAATTTTGAAATTTTTATTAAAGAGGTACATCGGGAGATGACCGCAAAATGCGGACAAAAATGTACCGCTATTCGAAGGATTATCGTTCCTTCAGCCCTTGTGGAGGATGTTCAAATTGCTTTATCACAAAAATTGAAAAATACAGTTATTGGAAATCCGGATCGGGAAGAGGTAAGAATGGGTGCATTAGCAGGAAGCATTCAACTTTTAGAAGTCAAAGAACGGGTAGCACAATTAGCAACTTTTACACCCATTGTATTTGGAAATTTGAATACTGTAGAAGTAGTTGGTGCAGATCCAAGTAAAGGGGCATTTTTGTCTCCGATTTTAATGCTCAATGAAAAGCCGTTTGAAAATAGATTGACACATGAGTTGGAGGCTTTTGGACCGGTTAGTACGATCTTACCTTACCAGGATTTGGAGGAAGCGATTGCTATTTCAAAATTGGGGAAAGGTTCTTTAGTTTCATCGATAATTACAAATGACCAAAACATAGCTTGTGAATATGCTTTAGGTGCAGGATCATATCATGGTAGAATATTAATATTAAATGAGCGATGTGCTAAGGAAAGTACCGGGCATGGATCTCCAATGCCGATGCTTGTGCATGGTGGCCCTGGAAGGGCTGGAGGTGGTGAAGAAATGGGCGGACTTCGAGGGGTAAAACATTATTTACAGCGAGTTGCTATTCAAGGTTCACCGGAAATGATAAGTTCTATTTCACAAGTATATCAGCAAGGTGCAAAATCCAATGAAAGTGAAATTCATTTGTTTCGAAAATATTTTGAAGAGCTTTTTATAGGGGATCGTATCACTACAGCAGGCCATACTGTTAGTGAAACAGACATTACAAATTTTGCAAATGTAAGTGGTGATAATTTTTATGCCCATATGGATGCCACTTCTTTAGAAGGAACCTTATTTAAAAGTCGGGTTGCTCATGGTTACTTTATTTTATCCAAAGCAGCTGGATTATTTGTGGATGCAAAGAAAGGTCCTGTGCTATTAAATTACGGAATTGATGAATGCAGATTTACCAAACCGGTTTATCCTGGCATGACAATTTTTGTAAAATTAACTGTAAAAGAAAAAATGGATCAAGAAAGTTCCATTAAAATTCCAAACAAGGAGCATCCGGAAATTATAGATCATGAAGTGCCTTGTGGAATTGTGAGATGGTTGGTAGAAGTTTTTGACCAAGACAATGATATCGTGGCAATTGCAACCATTTTGACAATGGTGAAAAAGAAAATTTAA
- a CDS encoding helix-turn-helix transcriptional regulator, with the protein MLSRKNTQNGNSINCFEDAELFLEIIKPEHILQRGTYIFGKSKVHILFCLQTGVLFRFGPVYSRLLAAGKAFIIYNPEADLSTILESSDPGHIIHISLSLQKLHQLFVPGHQSASVFKLFDSQLKTYEEIEIESELLLVLNQLTQKSNNPDLNRLFYNAKILEIISLLYLEKPQQVEHCPFLKNEATVRKIKNAKDILISEYKNPPTIPELSKAVQLNEFQLKSGFKEIYGIAPYHFLMAHKLEIAKQLLLSGDYQVQEAAYEIGYSNTSHFIEAFKKQFGMTPKKLTSNKFI; encoded by the coding sequence ATGCTGAGTAGGAAAAATACCCAAAACGGAAATTCGATTAACTGCTTTGAAGACGCCGAACTTTTTTTAGAAATAATTAAGCCAGAACATATCCTTCAAAGGGGGACTTATATTTTTGGAAAATCAAAAGTCCATATTTTATTTTGTCTTCAAACCGGTGTACTGTTCCGTTTTGGTCCGGTATATTCAAGGTTACTTGCTGCGGGTAAAGCCTTTATAATCTATAATCCTGAAGCCGATTTATCAACAATTTTGGAATCCAGCGATCCTGGACATATTATTCATATTTCTTTAAGCCTACAAAAATTACATCAATTATTTGTGCCTGGACACCAATCTGCTTCTGTTTTTAAGCTCTTTGATTCACAATTAAAAACTTATGAAGAAATCGAAATTGAATCAGAACTACTTTTGGTTTTAAATCAGCTGACACAAAAAAGTAATAATCCAGACTTAAACCGATTATTTTACAATGCCAAAATTCTTGAAATCATTAGCCTATTATATCTGGAAAAACCACAACAAGTTGAACATTGTCCATTTTTGAAAAATGAAGCAACTGTTAGAAAAATTAAAAATGCAAAAGATATTTTGATAAGTGAATATAAAAATCCACCAACGATTCCAGAACTTTCCAAAGCAGTTCAATTAAATGAATTTCAACTTAAATCAGGTTTTAAAGAAATTTATGGAATTGCACCCTACCATTTTTTAATGGCCCATAAATTAGAAATTGCTAAACAATTATTGTTAAGTGGTGATTACCAGGTTCAAGAAGCAGCTTACGAAATTGGTTATAGCAATACAAGTCATTTTATAGAAGCCTTTAAAAAACAATTTGGAATGACACCTAAAAAATTAACTTCAAATAAATTTATATAA